AGGATCTTGGCGATCTCGATGTCGAACCCGGACGGCACGTCCGCAGCGGCGTCCTTGAAGCCCAGGCCCGGCTGGTCGTACTTCACACCGACCGTGACCTCGCCGGACTCGGCGAGCTCGGCCATCTTGGTGCCGTCGTCGAACTTGTCGGCGCAGTCCTCCTCGGCCGCGACCTCGCGGCCCTCGCCCTCCTCGCCGGCCTCGCCGCAACCGGCGAGCACCAGCGCGAGGCCGAAGCCCGCTGCCGCCATGCTCCTCTTGACTCGCATCTCTGTTTCCCTTCTCCCTTGCCGTGGTCGGTCAGTGCTTCAGGATCTTTCCGAGGAAGTCCTTGGCCCGGTCGGACTGGGGGTTGGTGAAGAACTCCTCCGGGGTGTTCTCCTCGACGATCGCGCCGTCGGACATGAAGAGGACCCGGTCCGCAGCGGTGCGGGCGAATCCCATCTCATGGGTGACGACGACCATGGTCATGCCCTGCTGGGCGAGGTCGACCATGACGTCGAGGACCTCCTTGATCATCTCGGGGTCGAGGGCCGAGGTGGGCTCGTCGAAGAGCATCACCTTGGGGTCCATGGCCAGGGCGCGGGCGATCGCCACGCGCTGCTGCTGACCGCCCGAGAGCTGGGCTGGGTACTTGGCGGCCTGGTGCCCGACGCCGACGCGGTCGAGCAGCTCCTGGGCGCGCTTGTCGGCCTCGTCCTTCTTCTTGCCGCGGACCTTGATCGGCCCGAGCGTGACGTTCTCGAGGATGGTCTTGTGGGCGAAGAGGTTGAAGCTCTGGAACACCATGCCGACCTCGGCGCGCAGCGCGGCGAGGCCCTTGCCCTCCTCGGGCAGCGGCTGGCCGTCGAGGGTGATCGACCCCTGCTGGATGGTCTCGAGCCGGTTGATGGCCCGGCACAGCGTGGACTTGCCGGACCCCGACGGTCCGATGACGACGATGACCTCGCCGCGTTGGATGCTGACGTTGATGTCCTGGAGGACGTGCAGGTCCCCGAACCACTTGTTCACCCCGTCGAGGACGACGAGTGGCTCCCCCTGGCCAGTGCTTCCGGGCTGCTGCTCCTGCACCGTCATGTACGTGAACCTAGGGCATTTCACGGTCACGGGCCACGCGTGCACCCCGTGTGCGCCGTGATGGTGACGCTTCTGTGATGTTCGGGCGGTGCTCCGGGACGGGTGTTCCCGGTGCACCACGCAGGTCCGCGAGGTTGCTCAGACCCGGTCGACCGGTCCACCACCGGCGAGCCACGCCGCACAGTCCGGACCGAGCTCGCGCAGCGCCCGCTCCTCGTACTCCGCAACGTCGTCGGCGGTCAGCGTGTCGGCCCAGCGGCCGTTGGTGCCGCGGTTGATGAACACCTGCGCCCCACCGTCGAAGATGGCGCCCCCGAGCGGAACGCTGCGATCGCCGTGCCGCTTCATCCAGTCGAACGTGCAGTACTCGACGACCCGGCCCCAGTCGGCCTCGTCGACGTGCAGGTCGAGGAAGTCCGCGATCCGGCGCATCTGGCCCTCCATGTCCCGTTTGAGGTCGGCGAAGTGGAGGAAGAGCACGTTGGGCAGGTGGCGTACGGACCACCAGCTGCGGACGT
The genomic region above belongs to Nocardioides coralli and contains:
- a CDS encoding amino acid ABC transporter ATP-binding protein, yielding MTVQEQQPGSTGQGEPLVVLDGVNKWFGDLHVLQDINVSIQRGEVIVVIGPSGSGKSTLCRAINRLETIQQGSITLDGQPLPEEGKGLAALRAEVGMVFQSFNLFAHKTILENVTLGPIKVRGKKKDEADKRAQELLDRVGVGHQAAKYPAQLSGGQQQRVAIARALAMDPKVMLFDEPTSALDPEMIKEVLDVMVDLAQQGMTMVVVTHEMGFARTAADRVLFMSDGAIVEENTPEEFFTNPQSDRAKDFLGKILKH